In one Thunnus maccoyii chromosome 12, fThuMac1.1, whole genome shotgun sequence genomic region, the following are encoded:
- the impa1 gene encoding inositol monophosphatase 1 isoform X1 yields MADLWQNAMDHAVTIARHAGEVVREALQDDGKKTVMTKSSSVDLVTQTDQKVEQLIIQSVKEKFPTHSFIGEESVAAGESCVLTDGPTWIIDPIDGTTNFVHAFPFVAVSIGFSVSKQMEFGVVYSCLEDKMYTARRGRGAFCNGEPLQVSDQEDIRQSIIATEFGSSRDPEAINKIFSSLRSILCIPVHGVRGAGTAAINMCLVASGCVEAYYEIGIHVWDVAAGSLIVSEAGGVLMDVEGGPVDMMSRRIVAANSRTIAERIVKEIDAFSPPRDDAAPPNQ; encoded by the exons ATGGCCGACCTCTGGCAGAACGCCATGGACCACGCCGTCACCATCGCACGCCATGCCGGGGAg GTGGTGCGGGAGGCTCTGCAGGATGACGGGAAGAAGACGGTGATGACGAAGAGTTCGTCGGTGGATTTGGTGACACAGACCGATCAGAAGGTGGAGCAACTCATCATCCAATCAGTGAAGGAGAAATTTCCAACGCACAG cttcaTAGGGGAGGAGTCAGTAGCTGCAGGTGAATCTTGCGTTCTGACCGACGGTCCCACCTGGATCATCGACCCGATTGACGGGACGACCAACTTTGTTCACgc ATTTCCTTTTGTCGCCGTTTCCATCGGGTTCTCCGTCAGTAAACAG ATGGAGTTCGGCGTGGTCTACAGCTGTCTGGAGGATAAGATGTACACGgcgaggagggggaggggagctTTTTGTAACGGGGAGCCGCTGCAGGTATCGGATCAGGAAG ACATCAGACAGTCGATCATCGCCACAGAGTTCGGATCCAGCAGAGACCCTGAGGCTATTAACAAGATCTTCTCCAGCCTGAGGAGCATCCTGTGCATCCCCGTACACGG cgTGCGCGGCGCAGGAACTGCAGCCATCAACATGTGTCTGGTGGCGAGTGGCTGTGTTGAAGCGTATTATGAGATCGGGATCCATGTTTGGGACGTCGCTGCCGGGTCGCTGATCGTCTCCGAGGCCGGAGGAGTCCTGATGGACGTGGaag gtggaCCGGTGGACATGATGTCCAGGAGAATCGTCGCTGCCAACAGCAGAACCATCGCTGAGCGGATCGTTAAAGAGATCGACGCCTTCAGTCCGCCCAGAGACGACGCTGCGCCACCCAATCAGTGA
- the impa1 gene encoding inositol monophosphatase 1 isoform X2, protein MADLWQNAMDHAVTIARHAGEVVREALQDDGKKTVMTKSSSVDLVTQTDQKVEQLIIQSVKEKFPTHRFPFVAVSIGFSVSKQMEFGVVYSCLEDKMYTARRGRGAFCNGEPLQVSDQEDIRQSIIATEFGSSRDPEAINKIFSSLRSILCIPVHGVRGAGTAAINMCLVASGCVEAYYEIGIHVWDVAAGSLIVSEAGGVLMDVEGGPVDMMSRRIVAANSRTIAERIVKEIDAFSPPRDDAAPPNQ, encoded by the exons ATGGCCGACCTCTGGCAGAACGCCATGGACCACGCCGTCACCATCGCACGCCATGCCGGGGAg GTGGTGCGGGAGGCTCTGCAGGATGACGGGAAGAAGACGGTGATGACGAAGAGTTCGTCGGTGGATTTGGTGACACAGACCGATCAGAAGGTGGAGCAACTCATCATCCAATCAGTGAAGGAGAAATTTCCAACGCACAG ATTTCCTTTTGTCGCCGTTTCCATCGGGTTCTCCGTCAGTAAACAG ATGGAGTTCGGCGTGGTCTACAGCTGTCTGGAGGATAAGATGTACACGgcgaggagggggaggggagctTTTTGTAACGGGGAGCCGCTGCAGGTATCGGATCAGGAAG ACATCAGACAGTCGATCATCGCCACAGAGTTCGGATCCAGCAGAGACCCTGAGGCTATTAACAAGATCTTCTCCAGCCTGAGGAGCATCCTGTGCATCCCCGTACACGG cgTGCGCGGCGCAGGAACTGCAGCCATCAACATGTGTCTGGTGGCGAGTGGCTGTGTTGAAGCGTATTATGAGATCGGGATCCATGTTTGGGACGTCGCTGCCGGGTCGCTGATCGTCTCCGAGGCCGGAGGAGTCCTGATGGACGTGGaag gtggaCCGGTGGACATGATGTCCAGGAGAATCGTCGCTGCCAACAGCAGAACCATCGCTGAGCGGATCGTTAAAGAGATCGACGCCTTCAGTCCGCCCAGAGACGACGCTGCGCCACCCAATCAGTGA